One stretch of Rhipicephalus sanguineus isolate Rsan-2018 chromosome 10, BIME_Rsan_1.4, whole genome shotgun sequence DNA includes these proteins:
- the LOC119406919 gene encoding coiled-coil-helix-coiled-coil-helix domain-containing protein 7 isoform X1 — MPRKENGAVVTVALYCRRSMMTRTSMRTQSLEHETEQRNNNPCFKEQKLSMKCLEDNGYDYDKCQAYFENFKVCKGFWLAVAKDRRRKGIHPALPPLQERDSVKQEYLNQEAQRRRSSGQPGS, encoded by the exons ATGCCGAGGAAAGAAAATGGCGCTGTCGTGACAGTCGCCTTGTACTGTAGACGAAG CATGATGACCCGCACGTCGATGAGGACGCAGTCTTTGGAGCATGAAACTGAACAGAGAAATAATAATCCCTGTTTTAAG GAACAGAAGTTGAGTATGAAGTGCCTCGAGGACAACGGTTACGACTATGACAAATGCCAGGCCTACTTCGAGAACTTCAAAGTGTGCAAAGGGTTCTGG CTGGCCGTTGCCAAGGACCGACGAAGAAAAGGCATACATCCTGCACTGCCACCGCTTCAAGAACGCGACAGCGTCAAGCAGGAGTACCTAAATCAAGAAGCGCAGAGACGGCGGAGCAGTGGGCAGCCAGGCAGCTAG
- the LOC119406916 gene encoding vacuolar protein sorting-associated protein 28 homolog, with protein sequence MASFAALMSQTNNQEHRPELYEEVRLQRTSREREKYDNMADLYAVINTLQCLEKAYIKDCVTPKEYTAACSKLLVQYKAAFKQVQGPEFSTVEAFMAAFRLDCPAAMERIREDRPITIKDDKGNTSKCIADIVSLFITIIDKLRLEIKSMDELQPDLRELSETMSRLSLIPANFEGKAKVDEWLQTMSSMAASDELNESQVRQLIFDLESSYNAFNRILHNST encoded by the exons ATGGCTTCCTTCGCAGCTCTCATGTCGCAAACCAACAACCAAG AGCACCGTCCTGAGCTGTACGAAGAAGTTCGGCTTCAGAGAACGTCACGGGAGCGTGAGAA GTATGACAACATGGCTGATTTGTATGCTGTAATCAACACACTTCAGTGCCTAGAGAAGGCCTACATTAAAGATTGCGTGACGCCAAAAGA GTACACTGCTGCTTGTTCAAAGCTTCTGGTCCAGTACAAGGCAGCATTCAAGCAGGTGCAAGGACCAGAATTCTCTACAGTGGAAGCTTTCATGGCTGCCTTTCGG CTGGACTGCCCTGCTGCCATGGAACGAATCCGTGAGGACAGGCCTATTACCATCAAGGATGACAAAGGGAACACAAGCAAATGCATTGCTGACATTGTGTCG CTGTTCATCACAATTATCGATAAGCTACGCCTGGAGATCAAATCCATGGATGAG CTGCAACCAGACCTGAGAGAGTTGAGTGAGACCATGAGCCGGCTCAGTCTAATACCAGCCAACTTTGAAGGCAAAGCCAAGGTAGATGAATG GCTGCAGACCATGTCGTCAATGGCCGCTTCGGACGAGCTGAATGAGAGCCAAGTGCGCCAACTCATCTTTGACTTGGAATCTTCGTACAATGCCTTCAACCGGATCCTTCACAACTCTACGTGA
- the LOC119406919 gene encoding coiled-coil-helix-coiled-coil-helix domain-containing protein 7 isoform X2 — protein sequence MMTRTSMRTQSLEHETEQRNNNPCFKEQKLSMKCLEDNGYDYDKCQAYFENFKVCKGFWLAVAKDRRRKGIHPALPPLQERDSVKQEYLNQEAQRRRSSGQPGS from the exons ATGATGACCCGCACGTCGATGAGGACGCAGTCTTTGGAGCATGAAACTGAACAGAGAAATAATAATCCCTGTTTTAAG GAACAGAAGTTGAGTATGAAGTGCCTCGAGGACAACGGTTACGACTATGACAAATGCCAGGCCTACTTCGAGAACTTCAAAGTGTGCAAAGGGTTCTGG CTGGCCGTTGCCAAGGACCGACGAAGAAAAGGCATACATCCTGCACTGCCACCGCTTCAAGAACGCGACAGCGTCAAGCAGGAGTACCTAAATCAAGAAGCGCAGAGACGGCGGAGCAGTGGGCAGCCAGGCAGCTAG
- the LOC119406918 gene encoding zinc finger protein PLAGL1, with product MKVESWPAGGRQYRCPTTGCGRLFSSKFKLLRHALIHGGERPFQCPSCERRFHRKDHLKTHQQVHDPNKALHTCALCGKKYSSALSFRKHSALHAAEAGDPVCRLCGAAFARREDVLLHLKVHSGASSRLVKPPTERRFKCDRCERSFFTRKDVKRHLVVHTGQRNFQCQFCPQKFGRKDHLVRHTKKTHHGQAAAAPWATAFAPSTTAMSVVSAATMAEEPPHHHRPPPPPANPTLLLTGGYCGGPSIVAAPPPPLPHFSQAFQ from the coding sequence ATGAAGGTTGAGAGCTGGCCGGCGGGGGGCCGCCAGTATCGCTGCCCGACCACGGGCTGTGGACGCCTGTTCAGCTCAAAGTTCAAGCTGCTTCGGCACGCACTCATCCACGGTGGTGAGCGGCCCTTTCAGTGCCCGTCGTGCGAGCGCCGCTTCCACCGCAAGGACCACCTCAAGACGCACCAGCAGGTACACGACCCCAACAAGGCGCTGCACACGTGCGCGCTGTGCGGCAAGAAGTACAGCTCGGCACTCTCGTTCCGCAAGCACTCAGCACTGCATGCGGCGGAGGCGGGCGACCCTGTCTGCCGCCTGTGTGGCGCGGCCTTCGCACGCCGTGAAGATGTCCTGCTGCACCTGAAGGTGCACTCCGGTGCCTCTTCACGACTCGTCAAGCCGCCCACCGAGCGCCGTTTCAAGTGCGACCGCTGCGAGCGCTCTTTCTTCACGCGCAAGGACGTCAAGCGTCACCTGGTGGTGCACACGGGCCAGCGCAACTTCCAGTGCCAGTTCTGCCCGCAGAAGTTTGGTCGCAAGGACCACCTGGTCCGTCACACCAAGAAGACGCACCATGGCCAGGCAGCCGCTGCCCCCTGGGCGACGGCCTTCGCACCCTCCACAACTGCCATGAGCGTCGTCTCGGCTGCCACTATGGCTGAGGAACCACCGCACCACCATCGCCCGCCTCCTCCGCCGGCCAATCCGACCCTTTTGTTAACGGGTGGTTATTGTGGCGGGCCTAGCATTGTTGCAGCGCCTCCACCACCTCTGCCACACTTCAGCCAGGCCTTCCAGTAG